From a single candidate division WOR-3 bacterium genomic region:
- a CDS encoding OmpA family protein — MKKILFVITLTTIAASAQEISIYGNRGMFKLQYAQPHDMGMLSFHLAAMERFEQNRVEIAGDSVNDRRHFLETVVGISYAINDYVETRFHAAPLVKYYEANDYPIARGDPDPVFGITTYEIGLKLGYPIIVDELTPTLYAFGIDSRVDFGPGLSTEFFGNALNKDRLLYEDSMYRMPPYIPHDPDFGFTALFDFRTGPFATHLNIGYVITGDDQNPGYVTPTDFAALQRPNFVPHGIGIEIVPSEGLRLLFETYGYTTPDFESESLWVTPGLRFGSKSVAFDLGCELGLVGTWYWKAFFNFSGGYDLAKKPKVPIARVFGRISDAKTGTPLAGTISFPDIQREPVQTSADGTYELSLAPGSYRIRGDAPDYRWREQGLVLKDGDKIMLDFQLNKKPVAKIAGRIYDAETNAPLVATITFPQTEFQKVITDTSGFYTVTLLPGTFRMRIEATNFQPLEKTINLADDETKVVDIAMHTGGILTGKVSEYETGKALLAQITFVNTSVPRITTDATTGIYKVAVPPGTYSVMVEAEDYIAESVPVVVAKDETKIQNFVLKPVPKVGERVVLRGITFDFNSAVIKPVSYPVLDDAARVFKAKPTMRVEISGHTDSIGSDSYNMTLSNQRASAVRDYFIRYHSIDPSRLIAAGYGETQPIADNRTRSGRDMNRRIEFKVLSW, encoded by the coding sequence ACGACCGGAGACATTTCCTGGAAACTGTGGTCGGCATATCCTACGCGATAAATGACTACGTTGAAACGCGATTTCACGCAGCACCGTTAGTCAAATATTACGAGGCAAACGATTATCCGATTGCGCGTGGCGACCCGGATCCTGTTTTCGGAATCACCACATATGAAATCGGCCTGAAATTGGGTTATCCGATTATCGTCGATGAGCTCACTCCTACGTTGTATGCATTCGGCATTGACTCCCGCGTTGATTTTGGCCCTGGGCTTTCAACTGAATTTTTCGGCAACGCATTGAACAAGGACCGGCTACTCTACGAGGATTCCATGTACCGTATGCCGCCTTACATACCGCACGATCCGGATTTCGGGTTCACAGCGCTTTTTGATTTCCGGACAGGACCTTTCGCGACCCATCTCAATATCGGATATGTCATCACGGGCGACGATCAAAATCCTGGGTATGTAACGCCAACCGATTTTGCAGCGCTACAGCGCCCTAACTTTGTTCCCCATGGTATTGGTATCGAGATAGTTCCTTCAGAAGGGTTGAGGCTCCTGTTCGAGACTTACGGTTATACGACCCCGGACTTTGAATCTGAATCCCTTTGGGTAACGCCCGGCCTGCGGTTCGGTTCCAAGAGCGTCGCATTTGATCTCGGTTGTGAACTTGGATTGGTCGGTACGTGGTATTGGAAAGCATTTTTTAACTTTTCCGGCGGATACGACCTGGCAAAGAAACCCAAGGTGCCGATCGCGCGAGTTTTCGGGAGAATCTCGGACGCAAAGACAGGAACGCCCTTGGCCGGAACTATTAGCTTCCCTGACATCCAGCGCGAACCGGTACAGACATCGGCTGACGGTACCTACGAATTATCTCTGGCGCCTGGCAGCTACCGCATCCGCGGTGATGCACCGGATTACAGATGGCGCGAACAGGGACTCGTTCTGAAAGATGGCGATAAGATCATGCTTGATTTTCAACTGAACAAGAAACCGGTCGCAAAGATAGCAGGCAGAATATACGACGCCGAAACCAATGCCCCGCTGGTCGCGACGATTACCTTCCCCCAGACTGAATTTCAAAAAGTCATCACTGATACATCGGGGTTCTACACTGTCACGCTGCTGCCGGGAACTTTCCGGATGCGCATAGAAGCCACCAACTTCCAGCCGTTGGAAAAAACCATTAATCTGGCTGACGATGAAACAAAGGTCGTTGATATTGCCATGCACACCGGTGGTATCCTCACCGGTAAAGTATCCGAATACGAAACTGGCAAGGCTCTGCTGGCGCAGATAACCTTCGTCAACACGAGCGTCCCGCGAATAACAACCGACGCAACCACGGGTATATACAAAGTGGCAGTACCACCGGGTACGTACTCGGTCATGGTTGAAGCAGAAGACTACATCGCCGAAAGTGTACCAGTCGTGGTGGCAAAGGATGAAACAAAAATTCAAAACTTCGTGCTGAAGCCGGTTCCTAAGGTGGGAGAAAGGGTCGTCTTGAGAGGCATCACCTTCGATTTCAATTCAGCCGTTATCAAGCCGGTTTCCTATCCTGTACTGGATGATGCGGCAAGGGTATTCAAGGCAAAGCCAACGATGAGAGTTGAAATAAGCGGGCATACCGACAGCATCGGCTCTGATTCTTACAACATGACACTCTCCAATCAGCGCGCGAGTGCGGTACGCGATTATTTCATACGATATCATAGTATCGACCCCAGCCGTCTCATCGCAGCAGGTTATGGGGAGACCCAGCCCATCGCTGATAATCGAACACGCTCGGGTCGCGATATGAACCGCCGCATTGAATTCAAGGTACTCAGTTGGTGA